A genomic stretch from Verrucomicrobiota bacterium includes:
- a CDS encoding N-6 DNA methylase codes for MDKAVKSINNILRRDKAKGARLYVPELTWMFFLRYLDLMEEAEAQKAAALGTAFTPSLCAPYRWRDWAAPFDHKKPAAELKATHAPGWRRAELTGDGSTLGDYLKFVNGELFSHLQKLGENGNATNKQKVIAEIFRNKERTVLASETNLQDALDRVHALSEAQVSEQHMFPMSQALESLLPSLGEKKNDGGQFFTPREVIRVIVKTVNPQLGRSVYDPCAGTCGFLIETFKHLMAQQPTATQIQELKTETLWAREDAAEAIPIALANMVLHGVDLPRIWHGNTLTRAETYGDLFTGAPAQFDYIFTNPPFGSKEGKDAQQHFDYKCGKAQILFLQHIINALAEGGTCGMVIDEGVLFHTKTAAYKQTKRKLLDECNLWCIISLPQGVFVNAGAGVKTDLLFFTKGEETKRVWYYDMTLTPAFKPRKVNKSNPMLFDDFADFFQRLALPPDDPGRISERSWYVTIEEIRAKNYDLKATNQNAPDLSDKRTPGELMKIIEDAQTEIATGLAALKQ; via the coding sequence ATGGACAAGGCGGTCAAGTCCATAAACAACATCCTGCGGCGGGACAAGGCCAAGGGCGCGCGGTTGTATGTGCCGGAACTGACGTGGATGTTTTTCTTGCGTTACCTCGATTTGATGGAGGAAGCCGAAGCGCAGAAGGCGGCGGCACTCGGCACGGCGTTCACGCCGTCGCTCTGCGCGCCGTATCGGTGGCGAGATTGGGCTGCGCCGTTTGACCACAAGAAACCGGCGGCGGAGTTGAAGGCCACGCACGCGCCCGGCTGGCGGCGCGCGGAGTTGACGGGCGACGGTTCGACGCTGGGCGATTACCTGAAGTTCGTCAACGGCGAGCTTTTCTCCCATTTGCAGAAGCTGGGCGAGAACGGGAACGCGACGAACAAGCAGAAAGTCATCGCCGAAATCTTCCGCAACAAGGAGCGGACAGTGTTGGCCAGCGAGACGAACTTGCAGGACGCGCTGGACCGGGTGCATGCGTTGAGCGAGGCGCAGGTCAGCGAACAGCACATGTTCCCGATGTCGCAGGCGCTGGAAAGCCTGTTGCCGAGCCTCGGCGAGAAGAAGAACGACGGCGGGCAGTTTTTCACGCCGCGCGAGGTGATCCGGGTGATCGTCAAGACGGTGAACCCGCAGTTGGGGCGGTCGGTGTATGACCCGTGCGCCGGGACGTGCGGCTTTTTGATCGAGACGTTCAAGCATCTGATGGCGCAGCAGCCGACGGCGACGCAGATTCAGGAGTTGAAGACGGAGACGTTGTGGGCGCGGGAGGACGCGGCGGAAGCGATCCCGATTGCGCTGGCGAACATGGTGTTGCACGGCGTTGACCTGCCGCGCATCTGGCACGGCAACACGCTGACGCGGGCGGAGACGTATGGGGATTTGTTCACGGGCGCGCCGGCGCAGTTCGACTACATCTTCACGAATCCGCCGTTCGGCAGCAAGGAAGGCAAGGACGCACAGCAGCATTTCGACTACAAGTGCGGCAAGGCGCAGATTCTTTTCCTCCAGCACATCATCAACGCGCTGGCCGAGGGCGGAACATGCGGGATGGTGATTGATGAAGGCGTGCTGTTCCACACCAAGACGGCAGCCTACAAGCAGACCAAGCGGAAGCTGCTGGATGAATGCAATCTCTGGTGCATCATCAGCCTGCCACAAGGCGTTTTCGTCAATGCCGGCGCGGGCGTGAAGACCGACTTGCTGTTCTTCACCAAAGGCGAGGAGACGAAGCGCGTCTGGTATTACGACATGACGCTGACGCCCGCGTTCAAGCCGCGCAAGGTCAACAAGAGCAACCCGATGCTCTTCGACGATTTCGCCGACTTCTTCCAGCGCCTCGCGTTGCCACCCGACGATCCCGGCAGAATCAGCGAACGAAGCTGGTACGTCACCATTGAAGAAATCCGCGCCAAGAACTACGACCTCAAAGCCACGAACCAGAACGCACCCGATCTTTCC